From the genome of Geobacter sp. SVR, one region includes:
- a CDS encoding Hsp20/alpha crystallin family protein, producing MALVKYNPLRELRGMQEQMNRLLNLSWNHELTSEDLKEGIWQPAVDIYETADSIVIKAELPEVDQKDIEVRIEDNTLLLKGERRHSGEVKKENYHRIERYFGAFQRSFSLPAMIQQEKVSATCDRGVLTITLPKREDATPKQIKVEVK from the coding sequence ATGGCACTCGTCAAATACAATCCTCTCAGGGAACTGCGCGGCATGCAGGAGCAGATGAACCGGCTTCTGAATCTCTCCTGGAATCACGAATTGACTAGTGAGGATCTGAAGGAAGGCATCTGGCAGCCGGCAGTCGATATTTACGAGACTGCCGATTCGATCGTGATCAAGGCCGAGCTTCCGGAGGTGGACCAGAAGGATATCGAGGTGCGCATCGAGGACAATACCCTGTTGCTCAAGGGTGAGCGCAGACATTCGGGCGAAGTGAAAAAGGAAAACTATCACCGCATCGAGCGGTACTTCGGGGCTTTTCAGCGCAGCTTCAGCCTGCCGGCCATGATCCAGCAGGAGAAGGTCAGCGCGACCTGCGACCGCGGCGTGCTTACCATAACGCTTCCCAAAAGGGAGGACGCCACGCCGAAGCAGATCAAGGTGGAAGTCAAGTAA
- the tatA gene encoding twin-arginine translocase TatA/TatE family subunit, protein MFGIGMPELIIILVIALLVIGPHKLPDLARSLGKGLAEFKKASDDFQRSMHEESRKEAEPPAPQQVAARVEQPAVEVPGQPKPAEPAEPAEKKEGGQQSA, encoded by the coding sequence ATGTTTGGAATCGGTATGCCGGAGCTCATTATCATTCTCGTGATCGCTTTGCTCGTGATCGGGCCGCATAAACTGCCCGATCTGGCCAGGTCTCTGGGGAAAGGGCTGGCGGAATTCAAGAAGGCATCCGATGATTTCCAGCGCAGCATGCATGAGGAGAGCCGCAAGGAGGCGGAACCGCCTGCGCCGCAGCAGGTGGCTGCCCGTGTCGAACAGCCTGCCGTGGAGGTCCCGGGACAACCCAAGCCTGCCGAGCCGGCCGAGCCGGCCGAAAAAAAAGAGGGTGGCCAGCAATCTGCTTGA
- the dusB gene encoding tRNA dihydrouridine synthase DusB, translating into MLKPLEIGSLTLPHNVLLAPLAGITNLPFRVVCRRQGAALAFTEMVSVNGLVRDGANTLALLKSSPEDQPLGIQLFGDSPGDLAEAARRVAGHGHLIDINMGCPVRKVVGTGAGSALLREPLKVAAIIRAVRKATDLPLTVKIRSGWHCGDDNFPEIAAIAQEEGCDAITLHPRSRSQMFAGQSDWNHLRELKSRLTIPVIGSGDLFTAEDCLRMLDETGCDGIMVARGSLGAPWIFRQILELVQGGCAVPVTNRERAETIRQHLALFIREQGESVAVREMKKHIGWYAKGFPGAADIRRDANQARSRADLDAITERIGVLPDA; encoded by the coding sequence ATGCTGAAACCGCTTGAAATAGGAAGCCTGACCCTGCCGCACAACGTGCTGCTTGCGCCTCTGGCCGGGATCACCAATCTTCCCTTCCGGGTCGTCTGCCGGCGCCAGGGCGCCGCACTGGCATTCACCGAAATGGTCAGCGTCAACGGCTTGGTACGTGATGGCGCCAACACCCTGGCCCTGCTGAAAAGCAGCCCCGAGGACCAGCCCCTCGGCATCCAGCTCTTCGGCGACTCCCCTGGGGACCTGGCCGAAGCGGCCCGCCGGGTGGCTGGACACGGTCACCTGATCGACATCAACATGGGCTGCCCCGTACGCAAGGTTGTCGGCACCGGCGCCGGCAGCGCCCTGCTGCGGGAACCGCTCAAGGTAGCTGCCATCATCCGGGCGGTACGAAAGGCCACCGACCTGCCGCTGACGGTCAAGATACGTTCCGGCTGGCACTGCGGCGACGACAACTTCCCGGAGATCGCCGCCATAGCCCAGGAAGAGGGCTGCGACGCCATTACCCTGCACCCGCGCAGCCGCAGCCAGATGTTTGCCGGGCAGTCCGACTGGAACCATCTGCGGGAGTTGAAGTCCCGGTTGACCATTCCGGTCATAGGCAGCGGCGACCTGTTCACTGCCGAAGACTGCCTGCGGATGCTCGATGAAACCGGCTGCGACGGCATCATGGTGGCGCGCGGCTCGCTCGGCGCCCCCTGGATCTTCCGCCAGATCCTGGAACTGGTTCAAGGGGGATGCGCGGTTCCTGTCACCAACCGGGAGCGGGCGGAAACCATCCGGCAGCACCTGGCACTGTTCATCCGGGAACAGGGGGAGAGCGTGGCGGTGCGCGAGATGAAAAAACATATCGGCTGGTATGCCAAGGGTTTTCCCGGTGCGGCCGATATCCGCCGGGATGCCAACCAGGCCCGTTCACGGGCCGACCTCGATGCCATTACGGAAAGGATCGGCGTATTGCCCGATGCATGA